TGATTTTGCCATGATTCCTGGAAGTAGCAGTAATGTGGTAAATAAGATACTAAAAAGGACAGATATACCTGATGAGCATAAAAGGACCATATTAGCAGCTAAATCATGGGGGATGAACACTTCCTATGGTATAGGTGAAACTTTTGCAAATAAGGTAGAAGAAGGCGTAACAGTTGGTGAAGCTATTAAAGATGAAATTGAAATGGTTAAATCAATTTATGAAACTCCTGTAGACGCTCAAGCAAAATTAATGGATTCATTGGGACATGAATCCTTTGATGTAAGAAAATACATGTTAAAATACAAAAAAAGAATGAAAGATACCATTATGGCTGCTGTTGAGGATGGAGTACACTATGGAAACATAGTAACTGTTCCTGCCTATTGTGTTGGTGATATATCTCATCATATAGCTCAGTCAACATATAACATGTGTAAAGACGATGTTATAATGGCTATAATTGAAGCTACAACTGATGTAATGGAATCAACTCTTAATAATGCAGTGGAAAAATTTAAAAGTGAATATCAGATATTATCACTTGCTACAGGGGCTGCTGCATGTGCAGTAGAATATATACTAGAGTTAGATGGTTTTAACGCTCCAACAGTTGTTGAATTACTTACAAGAAGGTTTCACAACTATGTACAACTGAATCCTACAAGATCAGCAGCAGCAGAACTTCACAACTGCGACTTCATGGATACCATTTACAGGGGATGGAAATACCTTGATGTGGAAAGAAGAATGAAAAATGGGAGTGGAGGTAAATTAGAACCTGTAGTAACTGGATTTAAAGTTAATTTAGATCCAGTGGATCGAAATGAAGTTATAATGAACCCACAAAGATATACTTATCCTGGATGTGCTATAACAGTTAGATTTTCTTCTTTAATGAGATTGGCTGATTA
This window of the Methanobacterium sp. genome carries:
- a CDS encoding DUF2193 domain-containing protein, with amino-acid sequence MADVYGKMVKEAMMAQKADVDTVKKYRGDKFKIEHTKAYVDVANKMEAVEGQSEAVINLHVDSINTHYDTLTGLTDTIRPEDDPFVEHYQTPAILEILYEEDESFKKSVDKFIDTIGKSEDIIGLDSVRRYSGFYGPTCVVDFAMIPGSSSNVVNKILKRTDIPDEHKRTILAAKSWGMNTSYGIGETFANKVEEGVTVGEAIKDEIEMVKSIYETPVDAQAKLMDSLGHESFDVRKYMLKYKKRMKDTIMAAVEDGVHYGNIVTVPAYCVGDISHHIAQSTYNMCKDDVIMAIIEATTDVMESTLNNAVEKFKSEYQILSLATGAAACAVEYILELDGFNAPTVVELLTRRFHNYVQLNPTRSAAAELHNCDFMDTIYRGWKYLDVERRMKNGSGGKLEPVVTGFKVNLDPVDRNEVIMNPQRYTYPGCAITVRFSSLMRLADYPCLITSEPVTATLMTNIIAMHKETPASPVRACKNCASACLVDFRHDYCQWKEAV